In a single window of the Drosophila albomicans strain 15112-1751.03 chromosome 3, ASM965048v2, whole genome shotgun sequence genome:
- the LOC117570523 gene encoding carbonic anhydrase 2 translates to MWNLRVLTLILACVVAISGQDFGYRGQDGPEHWGDEYKRCSGKYQSPINIDDLNVVKRDYPDLEYINFDSTPESVSVTNNGHTVLVKMSFAKGKEPRVRGGPLERQAYYQFEQFHFHWGENDTVGSEDTINNKAYPAEMHLVVRNLDYPDFNSALGQDHGIAVLAYFFRIKNVGSASYAEFTRSLANISRKGQTIDLSNPLPLMSYVSKDPVNFYSYVGSLTTPPCAEEVVWVDFHEPIDISEDQLQHFRLLTANDDHLKNNFRPTQPLNNRTVYQQNPIEFDHSNSRWGKMPEYNPNKNNAATSVDGSLAALLGSAYSLLLLLFQESVTELLN, encoded by the exons ATGTGGAATCTTCGTGTGCTGACATTGATTTTGGCCTGTG ttGTCGCAATCTCTGGCCAAGATTTTGGCTATAGAGGCCAAGACGGACCGGAACATTGGGGCGATGAATACAAACGTTGCAGCGGCAAGTACCAGAGTCCCATCAACATCGATGATCTGAATGTGGTCAAGCGTGATTATCCCGATTTGGAGTACATCAACTTTGATTCGACGCCTGAAAGCGTCTCGGTGACCAACAATGGACACACGGTGCTGGTCAAAATGAGCTTCGCTAAGGGCAAGGAACCTCGTGTTCGTGGCGGACCTTTGGAACGACAGGCTTACTATCAGTTCGAGCAGTTTCACTTCCATTGGGGAGAGAACGATACCGTGGGCAGTGAGGAtaccatcaacaacaaagctTATCCCGCAGAGATGCATTTGGTGGTGCGCAATCTCGACTATCCCGACTTTAATAGTGCGCTGGGTCAGGATCATGGCATTGCTGTGTTGGCGTATTTCTTTAGG atcAAAAACGTTGGCAGCGCCAGCTATGCCGAGTTCACCAGGTCGTTGGCCAACATAAGCCGCAAAGGTCAAACCATTGACTTGTCAAACCCGCTGCCTTTGATGAGTTATGTATCCAAGGACCCGGTTAATTTTTATAGCTACGTGGGCTCGTTGACAACGCCGCCCTGTGCCGAAGAGGTCGTCTGGGTGGATTTCCACGAACCCATTGACATCTCCGAAGACCAG CTGCAACATTTCCGTCTGCTGACTGCCAACGATGACCACTTGAAGAATAATTTCCGTCCAACTCAACCGCTGAACAATCGCACCGTTTACCAACAGAATCCCATTGAGTTTGATCACTCGAATAGCCGTTGGGGCAAGATGCCAGAGTACAAtcccaacaaaaacaatgctgCCACCTCAGTTGATGGAAGTCTCGCTGCACTCTTAGGCTCCGCTTAtagtctgctgctgctgctgttccagGAATCTGTTACAGAGCTGCTTAATTAG